The stretch of DNA CGCGCCGACGCCGCCCCGAAGGTGGGGTTGAGGGTGGCGGTCAGCGCCTGGGTGGGCAGCGAGTAGAGCCCGGCGAGCGGCCCGCCCAGCCCCTCGCCCGTCAGGGTCACGAGGTTTTGCGCGTCCACCCCCGCCCGAAGCTCCAGCGGCTTCCCGGCGAAGTCGCCCGCCCAGGTCGCCCGCCCCGAGCGTCCGAAGGCCCACTCGCCTGTCAGGGTCTGCTCCCCGTTCAGGCGCGTGCCCGCCCGGAAGGTCAGGGTGTTCGCCTCTGGCAAGTCGCCCTTTTGCGCCGGGCTGGTGAAGACGTACCCCGCCCGCAGGTCCCCGAAGGGCACCCCGGCAAAGCGTCCCGCCCCGGTCGCCTCCGCCCGCACCTCGGCGTGGGTCCAGCCCCCGGCGGTCGCCCGCAGGCGCAGGGTCCCGTCGCCCGTGGTGCCCAGCGCCCGCGCCAGCCCCGCGACGCGGGGGGTGGCCTCGGCGGTCACGTCCCAGCGCTTTTGCCGGGTATTCGCCGTGGCCCGCGCCGTCACTGGGCCGTCCCAGCCGCGCCCGGCCAGCCGCAGGGCGAGGTTGTCACCCCGGTGGGTGAAGGTCCCGTTCACGTCCCCCACGGTGACCCAGCGGGCCTCCGGCACCCGCAGGCTGGCGCCGCGCACCCGCAGGTCCCCGCGAATCGGCGCTCCCCCGCCCACCGCGTACTGCCCGGTGATCCGCCCACCCGTCACCCCCGGCCAGTAGTGGTTGATGATCCGGGCGTCGGCGTCCACGTCCAGCAGGAAGCGGTTGCCCAGTTCTCCCTCCTGCACGGTCACGTTCGCGTTCAGGTCGCCCTGCCGGGTCTGCCCGCGCACGGCCAGCCGCCCGTCTTCCAGCGGCGAGACCCGGAAACGGCCGTCAGGCACGTTCAGTCCGGCCCCGTCCACATTCACCCGCGTGCCCTGCACGTCCAGCCCGCCCAGCACCACCCGCCAGCCGCCCCCCTGGCCGCCCTCCTCGGAGGCGGGGCCGCGCCGCAGCAGGTCGCCCAGGCGCAGGTTCACGGAGCCGTTCTTCACGGCCACGTCCAGCCGCAGGGTCCGGGTGCGGGGGTCCACCCCGGTCACGCGGACGCTGGCCTCGTCCGCCGTGGCCTCCACGCCGGGAATCCTGACCCGTGCTCCGCGCAGGCCCGGCGACCACAGCCGCCCGCCCACGCCCTCGGCGGTCACCACGTCCCCGCCGAACTGCCGCAGTGCCCACTGCCCCAGCAGGGCGGGCGCGAACCACGCCGCCAGCCCCAGCAGCGCGGCGAGGGCCAGCAGGACCCACCCGGCCCGCCGGAAGCGGGAACGGGTCGGGCGGGAAGGCGCGGGGGGGGTCGGCGTCACGCCGGGCCTGTGGGGAGGACGGTTCGGGCGGGCATCCGGCCCATTCTAAAGGCCCTGGGGTGAGCGTCCGCCGCCGCTTTTCACCCCAGCGTCAGCTTCGGCACCCTCCCCCCCCAGGTGGGCGGGCTACCATCCCGCCATGCGTCTGACCGCTCTCGTTTCCGGCACCGTGCAGGGGGTGGGCTACCGCCGCTACGTCCAGCGGCACGCCCGTGACCTCGGGGTGTCGGGCAGTGCCGAAAACCTCCTCGACGGCCGGGTGGAGGTCGTCGCGGAGGGCTCGCCCGAGGCCCTCGACCGCCTGCTGCACTGGCTGCGGCGCGGCCCCCCCCACGCCCGCGTGTCGGGAGTAGAAACCCAGTACAGCGAGGCGACCGGCCTGCGCGAGTTTCACGTGTACTAGCCCAGCAGCCCTCAGCCCCACTGCCGCAACTCCTCCTTCTGCTCCTCCAGCGCGTCGCCCTGGCCCCGGCCCTCCCCGCGCTGGCGGTAGTAGCGTTGCAGCGCCTTGCCCAGCCCCCCCAGCCCCGGAAAGAGGGTGCGCTCGGTGATGTTGGCCTGGTCGAGCTTGTCGCGGATTTCCCACTTGAACTCGGCCGGAAGGATGACCTTGCGGGCGCTGCCGGGGTGCCCGGCCAGCCACTCGTCGAGGGCGAGGTCGGGGGTGGAGAGCAGCGAAAAAAGCGCCGCCTGCTGCACGATCCTCTCGTCCAGGGAAGGCGGCTCCAGAAACAGCAGGAAGGGCTGCTCGCCCTCGCGCTCCAGGTCCTCGAGCCAGTTCAGCTCGAAGGCGGGCGAGGCGGGGGCCACCACCAGCGGCTCCCGCGCCCGCGAAAAGGCGGCGAGCATGTCCACCGTGAACACGCCCGCCCCCTCCTGCTCCAGCAGGGCGGCCAGCGGCGGGGGCAGGGTCGCGTTCGTCCGCTCGAAGTTGGTCATCCAGACCACGCCGTCCTCGCCGTAGAGGTCTTCCTCGGCGGTGGCGAAGTGCAGCGCCACCAGGGGCGAGGAGGTCCAGTCCAGCAGCCGGGTGGGCAGGCCGTGGTGCTGCCCCACCGCCAGCCAGTACCACGCGAGGTCCCGGTCGATGCCGCTGCGGTGGGCGTACTTGCGGAAATTGCGCAGCAGGTGCCCCTCGATGGCCCGCGTGTCGCCCCCCTGCCGCTGCAAGGAGGTCGTCAGCGGGGCCGACCCCCGCCCCTGCCCCCGGAACACGTAGGGCGAGCGGTGCCTTCGCAGCGCCGGATTCCACGAGTCGGCATACAGGACCTCGTGCAGCTCCGGCCACGTGGAGACCGTGATTTCTTCCATGCCCCACGATAGGCCCAGCCTGGCGGGGACCGCGCCGACCCTCAACGGGCGCTCATGGCCGCGTTCGCCTTCCCGTAAAGGCTCCCGCAAGGCAGCGTCCGCCCCGCCCGGCTTAAGGTGCCCCCATGAGCCTCAAGGACAGCTTCACCCCCGACGAGTGGTATCAGGTCATGACCGC from Deinococcus sp. HSC-46F16 encodes:
- a CDS encoding acylphosphatase, translated to MRLTALVSGTVQGVGYRRYVQRHARDLGVSGSAENLLDGRVEVVAEGSPEALDRLLHWLRRGPPHARVSGVETQYSEATGLREFHVY
- a CDS encoding FRG domain-containing protein; the encoded protein is MEEITVSTWPELHEVLYADSWNPALRRHRSPYVFRGQGRGSAPLTTSLQRQGGDTRAIEGHLLRNFRKYAHRSGIDRDLAWYWLAVGQHHGLPTRLLDWTSSPLVALHFATAEEDLYGEDGVVWMTNFERTNATLPPPLAALLEQEGAGVFTVDMLAAFSRAREPLVVAPASPAFELNWLEDLEREGEQPFLLFLEPPSLDERIVQQAALFSLLSTPDLALDEWLAGHPGSARKVILPAEFKWEIRDKLDQANITERTLFPGLGGLGKALQRYYRQRGEGRGQGDALEEQKEELRQWG